A genomic stretch from Shewanella sediminis HAW-EB3 includes:
- a CDS encoding antibiotic biosynthesis monooxygenase family protein has protein sequence MYAVIFEVTPKEDGIEEYLDIAKKLRVLLKDNPGFISIERFQSLTEQNKLLSLSFWETEAAIANWKENIDHQLAQQRGKDSLFKSYRIRVAKVERDYASIA, from the coding sequence ATGTACGCCGTGATATTTGAAGTGACACCGAAAGAAGATGGAATAGAAGAATATCTGGATATAGCCAAAAAATTGCGAGTTTTACTAAAGGATAATCCAGGGTTTATTTCTATAGAGCGGTTTCAAAGCCTGACAGAGCAAAACAAGTTGTTAAGTTTGTCATTTTGGGAAACAGAAGCTGCAATTGCCAATTGGAAGGAAAACATTGACCATCAATTGGCCCAGCAAAGGGGTAAGGACAGTTTATTCAAGTCTTATCGTATCCGGGTCGCTAAAGTGGAACGTGATTATGCATCAATCGCATAA
- a CDS encoding MtrB/PioB family decaheme-associated outer membrane protein has protein sequence MKFQLSVIALAIVQVGSANAVGFSLSGANLEQANTVKWRCRSCESTAVSGEMGVSVVGTDTDNARAANSFGEDSEFAGALQADALYQKEGARIRVQANNLGMETGNGRIAYDSERYGFDVGYQSQLRVDTDKALTDYGMESRGNGGYNLVDTGNVRSTDLEKKRETWTLGTEVKAQDWGMGGGIAWRGFADYLYQQKTGQQASSTQVNKRPVNFVKPIDSTSQILKAGGELLGEDWIATLSYQGSLFENDLGGLYNGEMESLQAFEPGNEAHQVIAQGQYRLDSTYLTGRVVKGWLYQNDDYIDLTGVPNGISHLNGEVATLDANFKVSTRLSRGLKVGFKADYRDRDNKTPVQMFNRIDYDEMSGKATENVQLNSEKSSYQVDVNYRLRKALRFSGGYQRTDKEQSNTVREKTSEDRVFAKLKYNLSKGWGISLEGEYGNRDGSTYQASSATSSEDNELLRKYHLADRDRTELELKVGNTSFDNLGINLSYRYALDDYSESELGLSESIDNGYDVSISYQPIAKLDIYAFGGQQWIESTRYGSQGYSSADWTGNVDDSFSHIGLGTSYSGLMQELLVVGLNYSYSESESETSVTRTTPYGEYYSWSHNLRLYAEFALSERAKVHANYRYERYYDTDYRDVTDETFSELTTLGNMGSNYNAHQLMLTFSYAL, from the coding sequence ATGAAATTTCAATTAAGTGTAATCGCGCTTGCGATAGTGCAAGTGGGTAGCGCTAACGCAGTGGGTTTCAGCTTGTCTGGCGCTAATCTTGAGCAAGCTAACACGGTCAAGTGGCGCTGTCGAAGCTGTGAGTCGACGGCGGTGAGCGGTGAGATGGGCGTGTCGGTTGTTGGAACGGATACTGATAATGCACGTGCAGCGAACAGTTTTGGCGAAGACAGTGAATTTGCCGGGGCGCTGCAAGCCGATGCATTGTATCAAAAAGAGGGTGCGAGAATTCGTGTGCAGGCCAATAACCTTGGCATGGAAACGGGCAATGGACGCATCGCTTACGACAGTGAACGATACGGTTTTGACGTGGGTTACCAGAGTCAATTGCGAGTCGATACTGATAAAGCGCTGACGGACTACGGCATGGAAAGTCGCGGTAATGGCGGCTACAACCTGGTGGATACTGGCAATGTACGCAGTACCGATCTTGAGAAGAAACGAGAGACATGGACCCTGGGTACGGAAGTAAAAGCTCAAGACTGGGGAATGGGAGGTGGGATCGCCTGGCGTGGATTTGCGGACTACCTTTATCAACAGAAAACGGGGCAACAAGCCAGTTCTACTCAGGTTAACAAGCGACCGGTGAACTTTGTAAAGCCCATTGATAGCACTAGTCAAATCTTGAAAGCAGGAGGCGAATTGCTGGGTGAAGACTGGATTGCAACACTGTCTTACCAAGGGAGTTTGTTCGAGAATGACCTGGGCGGTTTATACAACGGAGAGATGGAAAGCCTGCAGGCGTTTGAGCCGGGTAACGAAGCACATCAAGTGATAGCACAAGGGCAATACCGCCTGGATAGCACGTATCTAACGGGGCGAGTCGTAAAAGGCTGGTTATATCAAAATGATGACTACATCGACCTGACGGGTGTCCCTAATGGCATTAGTCATCTCAATGGTGAGGTCGCCACCTTGGACGCAAACTTCAAGGTGTCTACCCGACTCAGCCGCGGGCTTAAGGTCGGCTTTAAAGCAGACTATCGTGACCGCGACAACAAAACACCCGTGCAAATGTTCAACCGTATTGATTACGACGAAATGTCAGGCAAAGCGACTGAAAATGTGCAGCTAAATAGTGAGAAGAGCAGCTATCAGGTAGATGTTAATTATCGGCTTCGTAAAGCTTTGAGGTTTAGTGGTGGTTATCAGCGTACGGATAAGGAACAGTCGAATACAGTTCGAGAAAAGACAAGCGAAGACAGAGTATTTGCCAAGCTAAAGTACAACCTAAGCAAGGGGTGGGGGATTAGCCTGGAAGGTGAATATGGTAATCGAGACGGCTCCACCTACCAAGCTTCATCGGCCACCTCCTCGGAAGATAACGAGTTACTTCGTAAGTACCACTTGGCTGACCGTGATCGCACTGAGCTAGAGTTGAAAGTTGGCAACACCTCATTTGACAACCTCGGGATTAACCTAAGCTATCGTTACGCACTGGACGATTATAGTGAAAGTGAGTTAGGGCTAAGTGAGTCCATAGACAATGGTTATGACGTGTCTATTAGTTATCAGCCTATAGCAAAGTTGGATATCTACGCCTTTGGCGGTCAACAATGGATCGAGTCAACCCGATATGGCAGCCAAGGTTACAGCAGTGCAGATTGGACTGGCAATGTTGACGACAGCTTCAGCCACATAGGACTAGGCACAAGCTACAGTGGGTTAATGCAGGAGCTGTTAGTTGTGGGTCTTAACTACAGCTACAGCGAGTCAGAGTCCGAGACCTCAGTGACAAGAACGACGCCATACGGAGAGTATTATTCCTGGTCACACAACCTCAGGTTATATGCCGAGTTCGCCTTAAGTGAGCGGGCTAAGGTTCACGCGAACTATCGCTATGAAAGATATTACGACACCGATTATCGCGACGTTACCGACGAGACATTTTCAGAATTAACCACACTAGGCAACATGGGGAGTAACTACAACGCCCATCAATTAATGCTGACATTTAGTTACGCATTGTAA
- a CDS encoding DmsE family decaheme c-type cytochrome encodes MRRLLFKLLLTAVFSTGCWSNVALSNTTEQQLLDKFEVGKYSNKGADTCLMCHKNNSKVMALFDGVHGEMGNSESPMAQLQCESCHGPQGKHRGKNEPMITFGANSNVTNELQDSVCLSCHQDSKRMGWHDALHAEEQSCASCHDIHTGQDKIMNPAFEVSICTECHTEQKLDINKRSSHPLATGTKVGSMTCSSCHSSHGSMTDASLKQVSINETCYECHAEKRGPFLWEHEPVVEDCTTCHNPHGSVNEPLLNSRAPLLCQDCHASDGHASRAYGDDNSAFSGGGQSCLNCHGSIHGSNHPLGNAFQR; translated from the coding sequence ATGAGACGTCTTTTATTTAAACTACTTTTAACCGCTGTATTCAGTACTGGATGTTGGTCCAATGTTGCCTTAAGCAATACTACGGAGCAGCAATTATTAGACAAATTTGAAGTCGGTAAATATTCAAACAAGGGGGCGGACACTTGCCTGATGTGCCACAAGAATAATTCCAAAGTGATGGCGTTATTTGATGGTGTGCATGGTGAAATGGGCAACAGCGAGAGCCCTATGGCGCAGCTGCAATGCGAGTCTTGCCATGGACCTCAAGGAAAGCACAGAGGCAAAAATGAGCCGATGATAACCTTTGGTGCCAACAGCAATGTGACCAATGAACTGCAAGATAGTGTGTGTTTATCTTGTCATCAAGACAGCAAACGCATGGGATGGCACGACGCATTACACGCTGAGGAGCAATCCTGTGCCAGTTGCCATGATATTCATACGGGCCAGGACAAAATAATGAACCCGGCATTTGAGGTATCTATTTGTACCGAATGTCATACCGAGCAAAAGCTCGATATCAATAAGCGCAGCAGTCATCCTTTGGCCACCGGCACCAAAGTAGGTTCAATGACCTGCTCTAGTTGTCACAGTAGCCATGGTTCAATGACCGATGCTAGCCTCAAACAAGTCAGTATCAATGAAACCTGCTATGAGTGTCATGCTGAAAAGCGCGGTCCCTTTTTATGGGAGCATGAACCTGTTGTTGAAGATTGTACAACATGTCACAACCCTCACGGCAGTGTTAACGAACCCCTGCTAAATTCTCGTGCTCCCCTTTTATGCCAAGACTGTCATGCCAGTGATGGTCACGCCAGTCGTGCCTATGGTGACGACAATTCCGCCTTTAGTGGTGGTGGTCAAAGTTGTCTGAACTGTCACGGCTCTATTCATGGTTCCAACCATCCATTGGGCAACGCGTTTCAGCGATAA
- a CDS encoding endonuclease III domain-containing protein, which produces MTDNMKPFYAIYQTLYNLYGPQGWWPQTGYAGSNPTKRGATNGYHPKRYDFPQNIDQVFEVCLGSILTQNTNFIAVEKALINLVNLKALTPEAILALDYDNFKQAIRPAGYYNQKSRYIREFIPFFLKLNGGVPSREGLLSCVGIGPETADSILLYGYKQPQFKVDAYTTRIFHQLELIPENAKYDDIKVAVETELSNIVKGEKLVIIYQEFHALIVEHAKRFYSKKPYAEECPLPPNKKHSS; this is translated from the coding sequence ATGACTGATAATATGAAGCCTTTTTACGCTATTTACCAAACCTTGTATAACTTATATGGTCCTCAAGGTTGGTGGCCACAAACAGGATATGCTGGTAGCAACCCGACTAAGCGTGGGGCCACCAATGGTTATCACCCAAAAAGGTATGACTTTCCGCAGAATATCGACCAAGTTTTTGAAGTATGTTTAGGGTCAATTTTAACCCAGAACACCAATTTTATTGCAGTTGAAAAAGCACTAATAAATTTGGTCAACTTGAAGGCCTTAACGCCAGAAGCGATATTAGCTTTAGATTATGATAATTTTAAGCAAGCGATACGTCCTGCCGGATATTACAACCAAAAATCGCGTTACATCCGTGAATTTATCCCATTTTTCCTTAAACTCAATGGTGGTGTCCCAAGTCGAGAGGGATTGTTAAGTTGCGTAGGCATTGGGCCAGAAACCGCTGATTCGATTTTGCTTTACGGCTATAAACAGCCACAATTTAAAGTTGATGCGTATACTACACGAATCTTTCACCAGTTGGAGCTTATTCCAGAAAATGCGAAATATGATGATATAAAAGTGGCTGTTGAGACTGAATTATCTAATATAGTGAAAGGGGAAAAGTTGGTAATAATTTATCAGGAGTTTCATGCATTGATAGTCGAGCATGCCAAGCGGTTTTATAGTAAAAAGCCTTACGCAGAGGAGTGCCCATTGCCCCCAAACAAAAAGCATTCTTCGTAG
- a CDS encoding TorD/DmsD family molecular chaperone: protein MQTKHQLLLASAASGILHNVFYSRPTPEFLCSLSSILKQWPLQTVPSKMAIEHIVNSIEIDDVTTLDEDYHALFVGPGKRHAYPWGSVYTDKEKLLFGDSTVAFEHFCLSHGIEFELDGNEPTDHVGLLLGALSTLLKQSDPEHLQAVSSLLEVHLLPWVSAFLDAVDENSVTGYYRGFSKLLRIWINDWELNLKLNPTSTRLY, encoded by the coding sequence ATGCAAACCAAACATCAATTACTACTGGCAAGTGCTGCCTCAGGCATACTGCATAATGTGTTTTATTCACGACCAACTCCTGAATTTTTGTGTTCATTATCATCTATACTTAAGCAGTGGCCGTTACAAACAGTCCCTAGCAAAATGGCCATAGAACATATTGTTAATTCAATAGAAATCGATGATGTGACTACGCTTGACGAAGACTACCATGCTTTATTTGTTGGCCCTGGGAAACGACACGCTTATCCTTGGGGGTCTGTCTATACCGATAAGGAAAAGTTGCTGTTTGGAGATTCAACTGTAGCTTTTGAACATTTTTGTCTCTCTCATGGTATCGAATTTGAGCTTGATGGCAACGAACCTACAGACCATGTAGGTTTACTTCTTGGAGCACTGAGCACCTTACTGAAACAATCAGACCCAGAGCACCTTCAAGCCGTATCATCATTATTAGAAGTGCATTTGCTTCCTTGGGTTAGTGCATTTTTAGATGCTGTCGATGAAAATTCTGTCACTGGGTATTATCGAGGCTTCTCCAAACTGTTGCGTATTTGGATTAACGATTGGGAATTAAATTTAAAACTTAACCCCACAAGCACTCGTTTATATTGA
- a CDS encoding phosphatase → MNGHDFVPQLISTAKAWLEESEFILFSAGAGMTAAAGINYADTALFKREYPAMLQYGFNAQYELIGFDNWTPDLQWGYWAAHVNFVRFKWPQTEVYQQFHQLAAHIDNENTFVMTSNVDAMFERNGFDANRIYTPQGDYALLQCTTPCTDDVWPWKAQIDKIIAATDPKTQRLLDNSLIPCCPNCGGTVFPNVRSDASFIDAHLLPNGRGLEKWLNRAKDKKGVIIEVGAGFNTPSVIRWPNEHIICSMPDWKLLRINFTHADVPDNLSKRAIGFKGNAANIIQNLQ, encoded by the coding sequence ATGAATGGACATGATTTCGTCCCTCAGCTTATATCAACCGCGAAAGCATGGTTAGAGGAATCCGAGTTTATTCTATTTTCTGCGGGTGCAGGAATGACCGCAGCGGCTGGTATTAACTACGCTGATACGGCTCTATTTAAACGTGAGTACCCGGCCATGCTACAGTATGGGTTTAATGCTCAATATGAACTCATTGGCTTTGATAACTGGACACCCGATTTGCAATGGGGGTATTGGGCTGCGCATGTCAATTTTGTACGCTTTAAATGGCCTCAGACAGAGGTATATCAACAATTTCACCAATTAGCGGCACATATTGATAATGAAAATACCTTTGTTATGACATCCAATGTTGATGCCATGTTTGAGCGCAATGGATTTGATGCAAACCGTATCTATACGCCTCAAGGCGATTATGCACTGTTGCAATGTACCACACCATGTACCGATGACGTATGGCCGTGGAAAGCACAAATTGACAAAATCATAGCAGCAACGGATCCTAAAACTCAGCGCCTTTTAGACAACTCCTTGATTCCCTGCTGTCCAAACTGTGGCGGCACCGTATTCCCTAATGTTCGTTCAGATGCTTCATTTATTGATGCTCACTTACTCCCTAACGGACGGGGTTTAGAAAAATGGTTGAATCGGGCAAAAGATAAAAAAGGCGTAATCATAGAGGTAGGTGCAGGTTTCAATACTCCGTCAGTTATCCGCTGGCCTAATGAGCACATAATATGTTCAATGCCAGACTGGAAACTTTTACGTATTAACTTCACCCATGCTGATGTCCCCGATAATCTATCAAAACGAGCTATCGGATTTAAGGGAAATGCAGCAAACATAATCCAAAACCTGCAATAG
- a CDS encoding LysR family transcriptional regulator, which translates to MNPSMLRTFVAVYEEGKLTLAAQRCGVTQPTITNVIKMLEQDLGESLFKRGGQGVVPTGVAHSLYFKAKNILSELDLILNTGWDSVETVKVGIPPIMSPHKHQKILRTLNRLSNIGVRIHICHKRQPSDIKIGMDDKRTENELFIPLWNEKFKLCIPFEHPLNQLAEITPSDLDGVEFVVNPRCFNRKRIARVTSGNKRAIKVTAHAHSKPMLIQLVRAGYGAALMSDAMLEGVQDVAIRELSGSEMLIRYGILVVADKAEELPYSQIINAIKTIDFSAL; encoded by the coding sequence ATGAATCCATCTATGCTGCGCACATTTGTCGCTGTTTATGAAGAAGGAAAACTCACCTTAGCAGCTCAACGCTGTGGTGTAACACAACCAACGATAACTAATGTTATCAAAATGCTTGAACAAGATTTAGGTGAAAGTCTATTTAAACGAGGTGGTCAAGGAGTTGTTCCAACTGGTGTAGCTCACAGTCTTTATTTTAAAGCTAAAAATATTCTTAGTGAACTAGATTTGATTCTCAATACTGGATGGGATTCTGTAGAGACAGTGAAAGTAGGTATACCTCCTATCATGAGTCCCCATAAGCATCAAAAAATATTACGGACTTTAAACCGCTTATCAAATATAGGAGTGCGAATCCACATTTGCCACAAGCGACAGCCGTCAGATATAAAAATAGGCATGGATGATAAGCGCACAGAGAACGAGCTTTTTATACCTTTATGGAATGAAAAATTTAAGTTGTGCATTCCATTTGAACATCCTTTAAATCAGCTTGCTGAAATTACTCCGTCTGATCTTGACGGAGTTGAGTTTGTAGTAAACCCAAGGTGTTTTAACCGTAAACGTATTGCCAGAGTGACTTCAGGAAATAAGCGAGCAATTAAAGTCACTGCACACGCACATTCTAAACCCATGCTGATTCAATTGGTCCGAGCTGGTTATGGGGCTGCATTAATGTCTGATGCAATGCTTGAAGGCGTGCAAGATGTAGCAATCCGAGAATTGAGTGGTAGTGAAATGTTAATTCGCTATGGCATATTGGTAGTTGCAGACAAAGCCGAAGAATTACCATATTCTCAAATCATTAATGCCATTAAAACAATTGATTTTAGTGCTTTGTAG
- a CDS encoding DMSO/selenate family reductase complex A subunit, whose translation MQRREFLKLSAAASAVTCVTACGSKKTETIIPEVPVSEKHFWSACLGNCGSNCPLKVITVDGKITRIEPETYGEDSFDSPHIRPCLRGHANRARVYNPDRLMYPMKRIANAKRGEGKFERISWEQATSEIGMKLKETYDQYGPRAVYQNRGSGAFYDINGKYAWGRLLNCMGGGLKHYGSYSSSMVRTIMPYIFGSRKSSTPREMKYSDLLVFFGYNPLETRMSGSGEGFEVQTVTEGKKVIHIDCRYSDSAMGRESEYYPCRPGTDAALCEAMAYVLITEELLDEQFLSDKCYGFRAEPSIQDARDSSKMLPEVVYEDSYEAHILGVKDGQPKTPQWAAEICGIPADSIRNIARQIGNAKAPYLAPGLGMQRHINGEDNIRSVMTLGMLVGAIGKRGTNTGDYPKSPRKIYSKGLPTVSEQQEVSIDDAKISMFSWTQAVENGENLTVLRDGVKLPAEELDENGDGKLGTNIKAIINFASGCLVNQHGDAFGTTRILQDESKCEMIVVIDNHMTSSAKLADYILPDNTWLESTDFANKTYYAGAVSYMTALKTGIKPLGECRGSFDVCTDLAEKMGVKEIFTEGRTTDEWIEHYYQTKVRTLDPELFPATAKEMQDIGVVKTFSPCDDSEESAKVNCAMWDYVQNGGTLKTASGKLEIFSHALQELSDLWEVPDYWLDKDNYLNAIPKYWVGLESYQDPSPELKDKPLQLIGHHTKARTHSTFGSVKWLKEAVNGDAVWINPDDAIKYGIVDDQYAIIESLRGKVKVKARVTNRIMPGVMSLSQGAWFDPKNDVDVGGCVNALTSQGRPSPLAKGNPQHTNRVRIYKA comes from the coding sequence ATGCAAAGACGTGAATTTCTAAAACTCAGCGCAGCAGCCAGCGCGGTAACATGTGTTACTGCTTGCGGCAGTAAAAAAACCGAAACAATCATTCCCGAAGTACCTGTATCTGAAAAACATTTTTGGAGTGCGTGTCTAGGTAATTGTGGCTCTAACTGTCCGTTAAAGGTGATCACCGTAGATGGAAAAATCACACGTATTGAGCCTGAAACTTACGGCGAAGACAGCTTTGATTCACCTCATATTCGACCGTGCTTACGTGGGCATGCTAACCGTGCACGTGTATATAACCCCGATCGCCTAATGTATCCCATGAAACGAATTGCAAATGCTAAACGAGGTGAAGGTAAATTTGAACGTATCAGCTGGGAACAGGCTACCAGTGAAATAGGGATGAAGCTAAAGGAAACTTATGATCAATATGGTCCTCGTGCAGTTTATCAAAATCGCGGTAGTGGTGCGTTTTATGACATTAATGGTAAATATGCATGGGGACGCTTATTAAACTGTATGGGGGGGGGGCTTAAGCATTATGGTTCATATAGTTCTTCCATGGTCCGTACCATCATGCCATACATCTTCGGTAGTCGTAAGTCATCCACGCCAAGGGAAATGAAATACAGTGACCTATTAGTGTTCTTTGGTTACAACCCGCTAGAAACTCGCATGAGCGGTAGTGGTGAAGGCTTTGAAGTGCAAACTGTTACCGAAGGTAAGAAAGTAATCCATATTGATTGCCGCTACAGTGATTCTGCAATGGGCCGTGAAAGTGAATACTATCCTTGTCGTCCTGGTACCGATGCCGCTTTGTGTGAAGCAATGGCATATGTGTTAATTACCGAAGAATTATTAGATGAACAATTTTTGTCTGATAAGTGTTACGGTTTTCGTGCAGAACCTTCAATTCAAGATGCTCGCGATTCGAGCAAAATGTTGCCAGAAGTTGTATATGAAGACAGCTATGAAGCACACATTTTAGGTGTTAAAGACGGTCAACCCAAAACACCTCAATGGGCGGCTGAAATTTGTGGTATCCCCGCAGACTCAATACGTAACATTGCCCGCCAAATTGGCAATGCAAAAGCCCCATATCTGGCTCCGGGTCTTGGTATGCAACGGCACATTAACGGCGAAGATAATATTCGTTCAGTAATGACTTTAGGCATGTTAGTGGGCGCTATTGGCAAGCGCGGCACCAATACCGGTGACTACCCAAAATCACCACGAAAAATCTACTCTAAAGGGTTACCTACTGTAAGTGAACAGCAGGAAGTGTCTATTGATGATGCCAAAATTTCTATGTTTAGTTGGACTCAAGCCGTTGAAAATGGCGAAAACCTAACGGTTCTCCGTGATGGAGTTAAGCTACCAGCAGAAGAGTTAGATGAAAATGGTGATGGTAAATTAGGCACAAATATCAAGGCGATAATTAACTTTGCTAGTGGGTGTTTGGTTAATCAGCATGGCGATGCCTTTGGGACTACTCGTATTTTGCAAGACGAATCTAAATGCGAAATGATAGTGGTAATCGATAATCACATGACTTCTTCGGCCAAGTTGGCTGATTATATCCTGCCGGATAATACTTGGTTGGAATCGACCGACTTTGCGAACAAAACCTACTATGCAGGTGCCGTGAGCTACATGACGGCATTAAAAACTGGGATCAAACCTTTAGGCGAATGCCGTGGTTCTTTCGATGTATGTACCGATTTAGCAGAAAAAATGGGAGTTAAAGAAATCTTCACCGAAGGTCGAACTACTGATGAATGGATTGAGCATTATTACCAAACAAAAGTACGTACTTTAGACCCAGAGCTATTTCCTGCGACAGCCAAAGAAATGCAAGACATTGGAGTGGTTAAAACATTTAGCCCTTGTGATGATAGCGAGGAGTCGGCCAAGGTCAATTGTGCCATGTGGGATTACGTTCAAAACGGTGGAACCTTAAAAACTGCATCAGGCAAGTTGGAAATATTCTCTCATGCACTGCAAGAACTATCAGATCTTTGGGAAGTACCAGATTACTGGCTGGATAAAGACAACTATCTTAACGCTATCCCTAAATATTGGGTGGGCCTAGAGAGTTATCAAGACCCATCACCTGAACTTAAAGATAAACCGTTACAGTTAATTGGTCACCATACCAAGGCGCGTACTCACTCAACTTTCGGATCCGTTAAATGGCTTAAAGAAGCGGTTAACGGTGACGCAGTTTGGATCAATCCAGATGATGCGATCAAATACGGCATTGTCGACGATCAATACGCCATCATCGAATCTTTGCGGGGCAAAGTTAAAGTAAAAGCACGCGTAACCAATCGTATTATGCCGGGTGTGATGTCCTTAAGTCAGGGGGCTTGGTTTGATCCCAAGAACGATGTCGATGTCGGCGGGTGTGTCAACGCTCTGACCTCTCAAGGTCGTCCTAGCCCACTCGCCAAAGGTAATCCACAACACACCAACCGTGTACGCATTTACAAGGCTTAA
- a CDS encoding DMSO/selenate family reductase complex B subunit — protein sequence MTNNTQYGFHYDASKCNGCKGCHIICKSRFDGEDGVIPRRVYEYVGGGYADNNDGTVTSNTFAYYTSISCNHCSEPVCVKACPTGAMHKRSKDGLVHVSSDLCIGCSSCAKACPYDAPQLDPVKKVMVKCDGCFELIAEGRKPLCVEGCPQRALDFGLIEDLKAKYPGSSIANVAPLPQASITSPNLLISTNRLSRPSGSSEGKIENLTEV from the coding sequence ATGACTAATAATACCCAATACGGATTTCATTACGACGCCAGCAAATGCAATGGCTGCAAAGGTTGTCACATTATTTGCAAAAGTCGTTTTGATGGTGAAGATGGCGTGATACCTCGCCGAGTTTATGAGTACGTTGGCGGAGGTTATGCTGACAATAATGATGGCACTGTGACGAGTAACACCTTTGCTTATTACACCTCGATTAGTTGTAATCATTGTAGCGAGCCAGTATGTGTCAAGGCCTGTCCAACGGGCGCAATGCATAAAAGGAGTAAAGATGGACTAGTTCATGTTTCTTCGGATTTGTGCATTGGCTGTAGTAGTTGCGCCAAGGCGTGTCCCTATGATGCACCTCAACTCGATCCTGTTAAAAAGGTCATGGTTAAATGCGATGGCTGCTTTGAACTTATAGCAGAAGGCCGCAAACCTTTGTGTGTAGAAGGCTGCCCTCAGCGTGCGTTAGATTTTGGCCTTATTGAGGATTTAAAAGCCAAATATCCAGGAAGCAGTATTGCTAATGTGGCACCGTTGCCACAAGCCAGCATTACCAGTCCTAACTTGTTGATCAGCACCAACCGCTTATCTCGTCCTAGCGGTTCAAGTGAAGGTAAAATAGAGAATTTGACTGAGGTCTAA
- a CDS encoding LysR family transcriptional regulator, which yields MNTKFLKIFASLYETQNFTQTSKNCFITQPAVSNSIKTLEKELGVQLFKRDSGHVETTREAENLYPKVIRLLSQFESLNQIGTDAKENQITIGLQTDLCAEKVDLILSSIRKTFPTTLLHLVRPGENCDFYIAADFNIREGDKLLPLWREQYQLFVHPELMSRGEHIPIISDECDKLSRQHGGDIRFTSPKNVEFVVDRHRDVDIQVREFVKAGYGAARFASSWVTNEVLRPIPNTQSQWVDIGIVYSELSQRKQIINAINTIANIHF from the coding sequence TTGAATACTAAATTCTTGAAAATATTTGCATCTCTTTATGAAACACAAAACTTTACTCAAACATCAAAAAATTGTTTTATAACTCAACCAGCGGTTTCAAACAGCATAAAAACATTAGAGAAAGAACTTGGAGTTCAATTATTTAAACGCGATAGCGGCCATGTTGAAACAACACGCGAAGCAGAAAACTTGTACCCTAAAGTGATACGATTACTAAGTCAATTTGAGTCACTAAACCAAATTGGCACTGACGCTAAAGAAAATCAGATAACTATTGGATTGCAAACCGATTTATGTGCTGAAAAAGTAGATTTGATTTTGTCCTCAATACGCAAAACATTCCCAACAACCTTGCTACACCTTGTTCGACCTGGTGAAAATTGTGATTTCTACATTGCAGCCGATTTTAATATCAGAGAAGGGGATAAATTGTTGCCTTTATGGCGAGAGCAATATCAATTGTTCGTACATCCAGAGTTAATGTCGCGTGGTGAGCATATTCCTATAATAAGCGATGAGTGTGACAAATTGTCAAGACAACATGGTGGTGATATTCGATTTACCTCGCCTAAGAATGTTGAGTTTGTTGTAGATCGTCATCGAGACGTAGATATTCAAGTTCGTGAATTCGTTAAAGCAGGTTACGGCGCAGCTCGATTCGCCAGCTCATGGGTGACGAATGAAGTATTAAGGCCGATACCTAACACTCAGAGTCAATGGGTTGATATAGGGATAGTATACTCTGAACTCTCTCAACGAAAACAAATTATTAACGCAATAAATACTATTGCAAATATTCATTTTTGA
- a CDS encoding NIPSNAP family protein: MPITCFIQYKINPYKVDLFEQYAKNWGEIIPHYGGDLLGYFMPYEGTSDIAFGLVSFQSLADYERYRDKLRQLPQSVENFELAKAGEFIIEENRSFLRSVEGTYKQAPTSAI; encoded by the coding sequence ATGCCAATAACATGCTTTATTCAATACAAGATAAACCCTTATAAAGTCGACTTATTTGAACAGTATGCTAAAAACTGGGGGGAAATAATCCCGCATTATGGCGGTGATTTATTGGGATACTTCATGCCTTACGAAGGAACTTCAGATATCGCATTTGGCTTAGTTAGCTTTCAAAGCCTGGCCGATTACGAACGTTATCGGGATAAACTTAGGCAGCTACCTCAAAGTGTAGAGAACTTCGAGCTGGCTAAAGCGGGAGAATTCATTATCGAAGAAAATCGTAGTTTTCTTCGTTCTGTCGAGGGCACCTATAAACAAGCCCCAACATCTGCTATATAA